A genomic window from Megalobrama amblycephala isolate DHTTF-2021 linkage group LG2, ASM1881202v1, whole genome shotgun sequence includes:
- the LOC125257374 gene encoding molybdopterin synthase sulfur carrier subunit isoform X1, protein MNTEQVSVLYFAKSAELTGLKAENITVPSNITSLQLWQDLENRHPRLSVLRDQVILAVRQEYVPLGAQLLTLRQGDEVAIIPPLSGG, encoded by the exons ATGAATACCGAG CAGGTGTCGGTTCTGTACTTTGCAAAAAGTGCCGAATTAACGGGACTTAAAGCGGAGAACATTACTGTTCCGTCAAACATAACATCTCTACAGCTGTGGCAGGATTTGGAGAACAGACATCCGAg ACTCTCTGTGTTACGAGATCAAGTGATTCTTGCAGTGCGTCAGGAGTACGTGCCTCTGGGTGCGCAGCTCTTGACCCTCAGACAGGGAGACGAGGTGGCCATTATACCACCCCTTAGTGGAGGGTAA
- the LOC125257374 gene encoding molybdopterin synthase sulfur carrier subunit isoform X2 — translation MNTEVSVLYFAKSAELTGLKAENITVPSNITSLQLWQDLENRHPRLSVLRDQVILAVRQEYVPLGAQLLTLRQGDEVAIIPPLSGG, via the exons ATGAATACCGAG GTGTCGGTTCTGTACTTTGCAAAAAGTGCCGAATTAACGGGACTTAAAGCGGAGAACATTACTGTTCCGTCAAACATAACATCTCTACAGCTGTGGCAGGATTTGGAGAACAGACATCCGAg ACTCTCTGTGTTACGAGATCAAGTGATTCTTGCAGTGCGTCAGGAGTACGTGCCTCTGGGTGCGCAGCTCTTGACCCTCAGACAGGGAGACGAGGTGGCCATTATACCACCCCTTAGTGGAGGGTAA
- the fstb gene encoding follistatin b, which produces MLQLPQLRQGVIALLIWFAHLMEQQKVQAGNCWLQQGKNGRCQLLYMSGMSREDCCRSGRLGTAWTEEDVPNNTLFRWLIFNGGAPNCIPCKETCDNVDCGPGKRCKMNKRNKPRCVCAPDCSNVTFKGPVCGSDGKTYRNECALLRAKCKRHPDLTAQYQGKCKKSCYDVRCPGSSTCVLDQTNNAYCVTCNRFCLEVTSPEQYLCGNDGIVYASACHLRRATCIMGRSIGVAYEGKCIDARSCEDINCREGRKCLWDKQTKRGRCAVCEDTCPESRPGDSICASDNVTYPSECAMKQAACSLGLVLEVKHSGSCNSLSEETDEEEDDEDYTDYSHVSLLLTG; this is translated from the exons ATGCTACAGTTACCGCAGCTCCGCCAGGGCGTGATCGCGCTTCTCATTTGGTTCGCGCActtgatggaacagcagaaagtACAAG CCGGCAACTGCTGGCTTCAGCAGGGCAAGAACGGGAGATGCCAGCTTCTGTACATGTCTGGGATGAGTCGAGAAGATTGTTGTAGAAGTGGTCGTCTAGGCACGGCGTGGACCGAGGAGGATGTACCCAATAACACGCTCTTCCGGTGGCTGATCTTCAATGGTGGCGCACCAAACTGCATACCTTGTAAAG AGACTTGTGATAATGTGGACTGTGGTCCTGGGAAGAGGTGCAAAATGAACAAGCGGAATAAACCCCGCTGCGTGTGTGCCCCAGACTGCTCCAATGTCACCTTTAAAGGGCCTGTGTGTGGTTCCGATGGGAAAACGTACCGGAACGAGTGTGCGCTCCTTAGGGCCAAGTGCAAGAGACACCCTGACCTGACTGCGCAGTACCAGGGAAAATGCAAAA AGTCATGCTATGACGTGCGTTGTCCTGGAAGCTCAACGTGTGTACTGGACCAGACCAACAACGCCTACTGCGTGACCTGCAACCGGTTTTGCCTCGAGGTGACATCACCGGAGCAGTACCTGTGCGGAAATGACGGGATCGTGTACGCCAGCGCCTGCCACCTCCGACGGGCCACGTGCATCATGGGACGGTCCATCGGAGTAGCCTACGAGGGGAAATGCATAG ACGCCAGGTCCTGTGAAGACATCAACTGCCGGGAGGGACGAAAGTGTCTGTGGGATAAGCAGACGAAACGGGGACGCTGTGCGGTGTGTGAGGACACCTGTCCCGAGAGTCGTCCAGGCGACAGCATCTGCGCCAGCGACAACGTCACCTACCCGAGCGAGTGCGCCATGAAGCAGGCCGCCTGCTCCTTGGGTCTCGTCCTGGAAGTCAAACACTCAGGCTCCTGCAACT CACTCTCAGAAGAGACGGATGAAGAGGAGGATGATGAAGATTACACGGATTATAGCCATGTATCTCTGTTACTGACTGGATAA